The genomic segment GCCGAGCACGTCCTGCTGGTCGAGTCCGACCCGGCCGCGGCCCGCACCATCCGGGAGAACGTGCAGATGATCGGGCTGCCCGGCGCCGAGGTGCGGGCCGGCCGGGCCGAGCAGGTCATCGCCGGCCCGGCGCCCGCGACCCCGTTCGACATGGCGTTCCTGGACCCGCCCTACGACATGGGCCACGACGAACTGCGGGAGATCCTGCTCACACTCCGCATTCAGGGGTGGCTGGATGACGACGCGATCGTCACCGTGGAACGGCGCACCCGTGGCGGAGTCTCCCCCTGGCCCGACGGCTTCGAGGCCGTGAGGGCCCGCCGCTACGGCGAGGCGACACTTTGGTACGGTCGCGCCGCCGAAGTTACCGCCGAGTCATGAACGGCCCGGAGAGCGAGGAGTCTCAGTTGCGTCGCGCAGTCTGTCCGGGGTCTTTCGACCCGATCACCAATGGACATCTCGACATCATCGCCCGCGCCTCCAGGCTCTACGACACCGTGTACGTCGCGGTGATGATCAACCAGTCCAAGCAGGGCCTGTTCTCGGTCGAGGAGCGCATCGCCCTCATCCAGGAAGTCACCGCGGAATTCGGGAACGTGCAGGTCGAGTCGTTCCACGGGCTGCTCGTCGACTTCTGCAAGCAACGGGACATCCCGGCCATCGTCAAGGGTCTGCGCGCGGTCAGCGACTTCGACTACGAGCTGCAGATGGCCCAGATGAACATCGGGCTGTCCGGGGTCGAGACGCTCTTCGTGCCGACCAACCCCACCTACAGCTTCCTCTCCTCCAGTCTCGTCAAGGAGGTGGCCCAATGGGGCGGCGACATCTCCCACTTGGTGCCGCCGACGATCCTGGCGGCTCTCAACGACCGGCTCGGGCAGCGCTAGAGTCTGCATGTCCCGTCCGGACCCGGCCGGGCCCCGCTGAGGAAAGACTGACGCCCGTGGACGTGCAGAAGAAGCTCGACGAGATCGTCGCGGCCATCGAAGGCGCGCGGTCCATGCCGATGTCCGCCTCGTGCGTGGTCAACCGTGCCGAGCTGCTGAGCAGGCTCGAAGAGGTGCGCTCCGCGCTCCCCGACTCGCTGTCGCAGGCCGAGGCGCTGCTGGGCGGCCGCGAGCAGATGGTCGAGGAGGCCCGGCTCGAAGCGAACCGGATCATCGAGTCGGCGCACGCCGAGCGCGGCTCGATGATCTCGGACACCCAGGTCGCCCGCCAGTCGCAGGACGAGGCGGAGCGCATCGTGGGCGAGGCCCGCCGCGAGGCGGAGGAGATCCGCGCCGAGGCCGACGACTACGTGGACAGCAAGCTCGCCAACTTCGAGGTCGTGCTCACCAAGACCATCGGCTCCGTCGACCGCGGCCGCGAGAAGCTGCTCGGCCAGGGCCCCGGCCTGGACGAGCAGGGCTACGAGGACGCGGACGCCCCCGAGCGCAGCGCCGACCCGGAGACACTGCGGCGCCGGGCCGACGACTACGTGGACACCAAGCTGGGCGCCTTCGAGGCGGTGCTCTCCAAGACCCTGGAGGCCGTCGGCCGCGGCCGGCTCAAGCTGACCGGCCACAGCGTCGCCGACGAGCTGGGCGCCCACATGGCGGCCCAGGACGCCGCGGACGCGGCGGGCGGCCACCAGACCGACGCCGAGTTCATGGCGGGCCTGGCGGCCCCGGTCCCCGCGCAGACCCAGCAGACGGACTACTCGTACGACGCGACGCCGGCCACGCCGGACTACGGGTACCAGCAGGACTACGGCCAGCAGGCCGCCTACTCGGACCCGTACGCGGCTCAGCAGCAGGGATACCCGGAGCAGGCCGGCTACGGCGGCTACCAGCAGGACTACGGGCAGCAGACCTACGCCGACCCGCAGGGCCAGTACCAGCAGCAGCCGTACGACCAGCAGCCGCAGCACCAGCCCCACCAGCCCCAGCACCAGGCCGCGGCCCTGGACGAGACCAGCCTCTTCGACACCGGCATGATCGATCTGAACCGGCTGCGGGAGCTGGAACAGGGGCGCTGAACGCGCTGGTCACGGGGGTGGTCAGAAGGCCGGGGGGTGAAAAAACGGGGCGGCGCGAAGCGCCTCGTCGCAAGGGTGGTGGCGGGCGACGGGTGGGCGAGTTGGGTCCTGCCCGGACGTCCAGTATCCTGACCTTTCCAGCCGTGTGAATCGCCGGCTCTTTGGGCTGCCCACCCTCCGGGGTGAGGGCATGTCGCACCGATGAAAGAGGAAGCCCTGAAAACCCCCCGTCTCGACCACCGCGAGCCTCTCGTGTTCGACACGCACGAGCTGGGTCGTCGTCCTGGTTCGATGCGGAAGGTCTCCCGTTCGGTGCCGGCACCCAAGGATCTCGGTATCGAGGTCATCGGGGTGCCCGAGGGCACGGCAGTACAGCTGGAGCTCCGACTGGAGTCGGTCATGGAGGGGGTACTTGTCACAGGTACCGTCCGTGCACCGCTCTCGGGAGAGTGCGTAAGGTGTCTGGAGCCGTTCGAGCGCAAGCTCGATGCGGACTTCCAAGAGATGTACTCCTACCCCGACGCCGACACCCGGACCGCCCGCAAGGACGAAGCCGGTGACGACGCGGAGGAGGAGGACGTTCTCTTCCTCGAGGACGACCTGTTCGATCTCGAACCCGCGCTGCGGGACGCGGTGGTGCTCGCACTGCCGCTGCAGCCGGTGTGCCAGGAAGACTGCCCGGGACTGTGCTCCGATTGCGGAGAGCGGCTCGCGGACGACCCGGACCACCACCATGAGGTCGCCGACATCCGGTGGGCGGCCCTGCAGGACTTCAAGAAGAGCGGTGCCGACCAGGGCGCCGACGAGAACCAGGAGAAGTAGCCGTGGCTGTTCCGAAGCGGAAGATGTCGCGCAGCAACACGCGCCACCGCCGTGCGCAGTGGAAGGCTGTTGCCGTGAGCCTGGTGGCGTGCGAGAGCTGCCACCAGCCGAAGCAGAGCCACATCGCGTGCCCGAGCTGCGGCACGTACAACCGTCGTCAGGTCCTCGAGGTCTGATCGGCGGGTGACAGGCTTCATGTCAGACGCCAAATCGCCGAAGCAGGCGCCGGCGGACACAGCCTGGCCTCACACGCTTCTGGAAGGGCGGCTCGGGTACACACTCGAGCCCGCCCTTCTGGTGCGTGCGCTGACCCATCGTTCGTTCGCGTACGAGAACGGCGGTCTGCCCACCAACGAGCGGCTGGAGTTCCTCGGGGACTCCGTGCTCGGCCTGGTGGTCACGGACACGCTGTACCGCACCCACCCCGACCTGCCCGAAGGCCAGCTGGCCAAGTTGCGGGCCGCGGTGGTCAACTCTCGTGCGCTGGCGGAAGTGAGTCGCGAACTCGACCTGGGCGGATTCATCCGGCTGGGACGAGGCGAGGAAGGCACCGGCGGCCGGGACAAGGCATCGATCCTCGCGGACACCCTCGAGGCGGTCATCGGCGCGGTCTATCTGGACCAGGGTCTGGATGCCGCGTCCGAGTTCGTGCACCGCCTCTTCGATCCGCTGATCGAGAAGTCGTCCAACCTCGGGGCAGGCCTGGACTGGAAGACCAGTCTCCAGGAGCTGACCGCGAGCGAGGGCCTCGGTGTTCCCGAATACGTGGTCACCGAGTCGGGTCCCGACCATGAGAAGACCTTCACGGCTGCCGCCCGCGTCGGTGGTGTCGAGTACGGCGCCGGCACCGGCCGCAGCAAGAAGGAAGCAGAACAGCAGGCGGCCGAGGCCGCCTGGCGTGCGATCCGCGAATCCGCCTCAGCGGCGAGCTGATCGCACACACGTCAGAACGAGCCCACCGACGATCAGTCGGTGGGCTCGACGCGTACCCGGAGGAGGGGCGTTGCCCGAGCTGCCTGAGGTCGAAGTGGTCCGCATCGGGCTGGAGCGCTGGGTCACCGGGCGCACCGTCGCGGATGCGGAGGTGCTGCACCCGCGCGCCGTCCGCCGGCACCTGGCGGGCGCCGGTGACTTCACGGACCGGCTCGCCGGCGCCCTGATCGGCCCCGCCCGCCGCCGGGGCAAGTACCTGTGGCTGCCGCTGGACGGGACGACCGCGCTGCTCGGGCACCTCGGGATGAGCGGCCAGCTGCTGATCCAGCCGCACGCGGCACCGGACGAGACCCATCTGCGGGTCCGGATCCGGTTCGACGACGAGCTCGGCACCGAGCTGCGCTTCGTCGACCAGCGCACCTTCGGCGGTCTGTCGCTGCACGACGTCGTGCCGGGCAGTCCGCTGGCGCTGCCCGTACCGCTCGCCCACATCGCGCCGGACCCGCTGGAGGACGTCTTCGACGAGGAGGCGTTCCATACCGCGCTGCGCCGCCGCCGGACCACGATCAAGCGCGCCCTGCTCGACCAGTCGCTGATCAGCGGGGTCGGCAACATCTACGCAGACGAGGCGCTGTGGCGCTCCCGGCTGCACTACGAGCGGCCCACCGCGACGATGACCCGGCCCAGGACGGCCGAGCTGGTGACGCACATCCGCGAGGTGATGAGCGACGCGCTGGCGGCCGGCGGCACGAGCTTCGACAGCCTGTACGTCAACGTGAACGGTGAATCCGGGTACTTCGACCGGTCGCTGGACGCGTACGGGCGGGAGGACGAGCCCTGCCGCCGCTGTGGCACCGCGATCCGCCGCCGCCCGTGGATGAACCGGTCCAGCTACTTCTGCCCGCGCTGCCAGCGCCCGCCGGTTCCCGGCCGCGATCCCCGGTAGCGGTCAGGGCTCACGTCTCACGGCCTACGGCACAGGGGGCTCACACGCTCGCCGTGCGGGCGGCGTGCGCCGCGTCGTAGGTCTCCCGGGCGGCCAGCACCTCGGGCATCCGGCCCTCGACCAGCTGGATCAGGTCGAGCAGCCGGCGGGTGGTCTCCCGGCCCAGCTCGGTGAGCCGGTACTCGACGCGCGGCGGATTGGTCGTCTGCGCCTCGCGGTGCACCAGCCCGTCCCGTTCCAGGGCGTGCAGCGTCTGGGAGAGCATCTTCTCGCTCACGCCGTCGATCCGGCGGCGCAGCTCGTTGAAGCGCACGGTGTCCTCGCCGAGCGCGCCGAGCGTCAGGCTGCCCCAGCGGCCGGTGACGTGCTCCAGCGTGCCGCGGGAAGGGCAGTCCCGTGCGAAGACGCTGAACGGGAGCCCGTCGCCCTGGGTGTCGCTCCTGGAGGTGTCCATGGCATGAGCGTACTCCTGGGTTGCGCTGACCCAGGGCTTGCGCTTTCGAACAGTTAGCTCTCTCGCCCGCTCTGCCGCCCGCTCTCCTAGAAGCCGAAGTCCTGGGTCCACCAGGGGCCGCCCGGCGCGTAGTGGACGCCGATGCCGAGGGTCTTGTAGTCGCAGTTCAGGATGTTGGCGCGGTGTCCCGCGCTGTTCATCCAGGCGGTCATCACGGCGTCCGCGTCGGCCTGGCCGCGGGCGATGTTCTCCCCGCCGAGGTTGGTGACGCCGGCCGACTTGGCCCGGTCCCAGGGGGTGTCGCCGTCCGGGTCCGTGTGGTCGAAGAAGTCCCGGATCGCCATGTCCTCGCTGAAGGCCTGGGCGAGCTTGGCCAGCGACGGGTCGGCGGTCACGGGGGAGCAGCCGACCTTGGCACGTTCGGCGTTCACCAGCTTCAGCACCGCGGCCTGGGCGGTGACGGCGGTTCCGTCCTGGGTCGGCGTGGGCTTCGGCGTCGGGGTCGCGGTGGGGGACGGCGTCGCGGACGGGGTGGTGGGCCGCGGCGTGACCGGCGTCCTGGTGGGCGTGACCTTCGGGGCCGGGGTGGTGCTGGGTGCGGCGGCCGAGGTCGGCGGCGTCGTCGGCGTCGTCGACGGGGTGCCGCCGCGCGTCGTGGACGGGCTGCTCGGCACGCTCGTGCGGCCGGTGGTGCTCGGGGACGGGTAGCCGGTCTCCGGCAGTGACGGGCCGGACGAGCCGTCCGGCTGGGTGCGCGTCCCGCCGGGGCTGCCCTGGGCGGTGATGCCCCCCGGTCCCCCGTTCAGCGACGACAACAGCCCGGACGACATCGCGACGGCGCCCACGGCCAGAGCTGCGGACGACGCCAGCAGCCCGGTGCGAACGGCGCTGTGGCGTCGCCGGGGGCCCCGGTGGCCCCGACGGCTCCGGGTCGGCGCGACGGCCTCGGTGACATTGCGACTGTGGCGGCCCATTAATGCTGTCCTCACGGTCTCGGATTAACCCGAACGGGTGAGTCCTGTTGCGGGCCGACTGTAGCGAATGACGCACGGGACCGGAGTGAAGCCTGTGCAACTGACGGGATAGCGTGCACACATGAACGAAAATGTCCGGCTTACGGCCTGGGTGCGCGGGCGCGTCCAGGGCGTCGGCTTCCGCTGGTGGACCCGGGCCAACGCGATGCGGATCGGCGGTCTGGACGGTTACGCCGGCAACCTCGCCGACGGCCGGGTGCAGGTGGTGGCCGAGGGGGACCGGGCGCAGTGCGAACAACTGCTCGACTGGCTGGCCACCGGGGACACGCCCGGCCGGGTCGACGGAGTCACCGAGATCTGGGGCCGGTCGCGCGGCGGCTACGACGGGTTCGAGATCCGCTGAGCGTCACGCCCCGCGTACATGCGGTAGGCAATCGCCTACGGCAAGGCTGCCCGGGACAGTTGCCATATCCGGAGTGTCGTGCAAGGCTGCCGACATCGAGGATGATCTCGACGCCCCACGGGCAGCCGCCGGCGCTCTTTCGCCGTGTTTTCTGAGGCTGGCCCGATGGCTGGGCTGTGATCGTGTTGACCGTCCAACTATTTGGTGAGACGCTGGAAGCCCCGCGCATCGTAGCCGTAATGCAATCAAAGCGGCGGCTTCAGCGCACCGCGCGGGTGCACATACCCCTCACCCACGACCCTACCGCTCCCGGTCGGTCACTCAGCGTGGAGGACCATCAATCATGGCAAAGGCGCTTCTCGGTTACGTCGGCGGCCCCGACCCGCGACTCCTCGCCGAGATGCGAAGGCTTCAGCAGCGCGTTCAGGATCTGGAGTCCGAGCTTGTTCGGATGCAGACGGAGAACGACGCACTGACTGTGGCGTCGCACGAAGAGTCGCTGCTCAGCAGCATCGATGTATCTCGCGCGGAGCCCGTACCCGCCTGATCCGGACGCATCACCGGACGGGTGCCACGGCACCGCTAGAGTTTTTTGCAAGGGACGCCTCGGCGTCCCTTCGTCGTTCCGTCTTCACCCGCAGGCCCCCCGACGATCACTGTTGTCATCGTCTGATGTGCCCTGCACCTTCCCCGGCGAAACCGAACACGGAAGGTAGAGTCCGACGGCGTGCATCTCAAGAGCCTCACGCTGCGCGGATTCAAATCCTTCGCCTCCGCCACGACGCTGCGCTTCGAGCCCGGCATCACGTGCGTCGTAGGCCCCAACGGGTCCGGTAAGTCCAATGTGGTGGACGCGCTCTCCTGGGTCATGGGGGAGCAGGGGGCCAAGTCGCTGCGCGGCGGCAAGATGGAGGACGTCATCTTCGCCGGCACCACGGGGCGCCCGCCGCTGGGCCGCGCCGAGGTGTCGCTGACGATCGACAACTCCGACGGTGTGCTGCCCATCGAGTACGCCGAGGTCACCATCACGCGGATCATGTTCCGCAACGGCGGCAGCGAGTACCAGATCAACGGCGACACCTGCCGGCTGCTCGACATCCAGGAGTTGCTCTCCGACTCCGGCATCGGCCGCGAGATGCACGTCATCGTCGGCCAGGGCCAGCTCGACTCCGTACTCCACGCCGACCCGATGGGCCGCCGCGCCTTCATCGAGGAGGCGGCCGGTGTGCTCAAGCACCGCAAGCGCAAGGAGAAGGCGCTGCGGAAGCTGGACGCGATGCAGGCCAATCTCGCGCGCGTCCAGGACCTGACGAACGAACTGCGGCGGCAGCTCAAGCCGCTGGGACGGCAGGCACAGGTCGCCCGGCGGGCCGCCGTCATCCAGGCCGACCTGCGCGACGCCCGGCTGCGGCTGCTCGCCGACGATCTGGTCACGCTGCGCGAAGCGCTGAGCGCCGAGGTCGCCGACGAGGCGTCGCTCAAGGAGCGGCGGGATGCCGTGGAACGGGACCTGGCCGCCGCGCTGCGGCGCGAGACCGCGCTCGAGGAGCAGGTCAGGGCGCTCGCGCCGCGGCTGGCCGACGCACAGGCCACCTGGTACGGCCTCTCCCAGCTCGCCGAGCGGGTGCGCGGCACGATCGGGCTCGCCGAACAGCGGGTGCGGCACGCCACCGGCCAGCCCGCCGAGGAGCGGCGCGGCCGGGAGCCGGAGGACATGGAACGTGAGGCGGCCCGGATCCGTGAGCAAGAGGCGGAACTGACGGAGGCTCTCGACGCGGCGCGGCGGGCACTGGACGACACCGTCGGCCACCGTGCCGCCCTGGAGCAGGAGCTCGCGGCCGAGGAGCAGCGGCTGCGGACCGTGGCGCGGGCCATCGCGGACCGCCGGGAGGGGCTGGCGCGGCTGCAGGGCCAGGTCAACGCGGCGCGCGGCCGGGCCGGTTCCGCCGAGGCGGAGATCGGCCGGCTCGCCACGGCCCGCGACGAGGCACGGGACCGCGCCGAATCCGCGCAGGAGGAGTACGAGGAGCTCAAGGAACGGGTGGACGGCCTGGAGGCGGACGACTCCGAACTGGAGGAGCGCCTGGCGGCCGCGACAGCGGAACAGGCGGCGGCCGAGGAGGCGTTCTCGGCCGTCCGCGACGCCGCCACCGCGGCCGAGCGCGAGCGCGCCGCCCTCACCGCCCGGCGCGACGCGCTGGCGCTCGGCCTGCGCCGCAAGGACGGCACCGGCGCGCTGCTCGCCGCGGGCGACCGGCTCACCGGGCTGCTCGGCCCCGCCGCCGAACTGCTCACCGTGGCGCCCGGCTTCGAGATCCCCGTCGCCGCCGCCCTCGGTGCGGCGGCCGACGCCATCGCCGTATCGGGCCCCGCGGCGGCCGCCGACGCGCTGCGGCTGCTGCGCAAGGACGACGCCGGCCGTGCGGCCCTGCTGCTGGCGGACGGAACGTCGTCCGGGGTGTGGTCCGGCGGTCCCGGCGGCACTCCCGCCCACCAGCCGGCCACCGGCCCCCAGTCGGCGACGCTGCCGCAGGCCGCCGTGGCCGCCGCCTCCGTGCCGCACGCGCGCGCCGAAACCGCCCCGCTGCCCGCGGGGGCGAGGCAGGCGGCCGGCCTGGTCGGCGGGCCCGAGGATCTGCTCCCCGCCGTCCGCCGTCTGCTGCGCGACACGGTCGTCGTGGAGAGCCTCGACGACGCGGAGGCCCTCGTGGCCGCGCACCCGGAACTCACCGCCGTCACCGCCGAGGGCGATGTGCTCGCCGCGCACTTCGCGCACGGCGGGTCGGCGGGCGTGCCGAGCCTGCTGGAGGTGCGGGCCGCCGTGGACGAGGCGGCCCGTGAGCTGGAGCGGCTGGCGGCGCTGTGCGAGTCGCTGGCGGAGGAGCAGCGGGACACGAAGGAGCGGCGCTCGGCGTGCGCACGGACCGTGGACTCGCTGGCGCAGGCGCGGCGGGCGGCGGAGAAGGAGAAGTCGTCGGTCGCCCAGCAGCTGGGGCGGCTGGCCGGCCAGGCGCGCGCCGCCGGGGGAGAGGCCGAGCGCAGCGCCGCCGCCGTGGGGCGGGCCGAGGAGTCGCTGGCCGCGGCGATGGAGGAGTTCGAAGAGCTGTCGGTACGGCTGGGGGAGGCCGTGGAGGCACCCGGCGAGGAGGAGCCGGACACCTCCGTACGGGACCGGCTGTCCGCCGACGGGGCCAATGCGCGGCAGACCGAGATGGAGGCGCGGCTTCAGCTGCGGACCCACGAGGAGCGGGTGAAGGGGCTGGCCGGGCGGGCGGACGGACTGGACCGCGCGGCCCGTATCGAGCGGGAGACCCGGGCCCGCGCCGAGCAGCGCCGGGCCCGGCTGGAGTACGAGGCCCGGGTGGCCGCCGCGGTGCTGGCCGGTGCGCGCGCCCTGCTGGAGTACGTGACGGTGTCCCTCGGCCGCGCGGACGAGGAGCGCGGGGCGGCCGAGCGGGCCCGCTCGGAGCGCGAGGCGCAGCTGGGGGAGGAGCGCCGGCAGGGCCGGGAGCTCAAGGCGGAACTGGACAAGCTGACCGACTTCGTCCACAAGGGCGAGGTGCTGGGCGCCGAGAAGCGGCTGCGCATCGAGCAGTTGGAGACCAGGTCGCTGGAGGAGCACGGCATCGAGCCGTCCGGGCTGGTCGACGAGTACGGCCCGCACCATCCGGTGCCGCCGTCGCTGCCCGCCGAGGGCGAGGAGCTGCCCGAGGATCCGGAGCACCCCCGCAACCGGCCGAAGCCGTTCGTGCGCGCGGAGCAGGAGAAGCGGCTGAAGTCCGCGGAGAAGGCGTACCAGCAGCTGGGGAAGGTCAACCCGCTGGCGCTGGAGGAGTTCTCCGCGCTGGAGGAGCGCCACAAGTTCCTGACCGAGCAGCTGGAGGACCTGAAGAAGACCCGGCTGGATCTGCTGCAGGTCGTCAAGGAGGTCGACGAGCGCGTCGAGCAGGTCTTCTCGGCGGCGTACCACGACACGGCGCGTGAGTTCGAGGGAGTGTTCTCCCGGCTCTTCCCCGGCGGTGAGGGCCGGCTGATGCTGACGGATCCGGACAACATGCTCACCACAGGTGTGGAGGTTGAAGCGCGGCCGCCCGGGAAGAAGGTCAAGCGGTTGTCGCTGCTGTCGGGTGGTGAGCGCTCGCTGACCGCGGTGGCGCTGCTGGTGTCGATCTTCAAGGCCCGGCCGAGTCCGTTCTATGTGATGGACGAGGTCGAGGCGGCGTTGGACGACACCAATCTGCAGCGGCTGATCGGGCTCATGGAGGAGCTTCAGGAGAGTTCACAGCTTGTCGTCATCACGCACCAGAAGCGGACGATGGAGGTCGCCGATGCCCTGTACGGCGTATCGATGCAGGGCGATGGGGTCTCCAAAGTGATCAGCCAGCGGCTGCGTGAGGGCAAGCGCAAGACTGCCTGAGCCCGTATGCATTCAATTGGTGAACTCAAGCGGGTGAGCGCTGTGCCCATCCATATCGGATAAGCCAATGGACCCCCTGTTGACTTCGAAACTTGAAGGCATAGTCTCTGCAACGTCACTTTTACCTTCGAGTGGTGGCCGCCCAGGGGGCGGCTGACACTGGAGGATCCAGCCCCTCATGTGAGGGCTCACCGCCGAGCCCCAGGAGTCCACGTTGACCAGTACCGAACCTGTGGCCGGTCGGGAAGGCCGTCTGGCCCATCCGGATCACCTCGGCCATGTCATCTTCATCACCGCGGCGGCCGCCATGGGCGGCTTCCTGTTCGGCTACGACAGTGCCGTGATCAACGGCGCGGTCGAGGGCATCCGCGGCAAGTACGACATCGGCTCCGGCACCCTCGCCCAGGTCATCGCCATCGCCCTGATCGGCTGCGCCATCGGCGCCGCCACCGCCGGCCGGATCGCCGACCGCATCGGCCGCATCCGCGTCATGCAGATCGCGGCCACCCTCTTCACGGTCAGCGCCGTGGGCTCCGCGCTGCCGTTCGCCCTCTGGGACCTCGCCATGTGGCGGGTGCTCGGCGGTATCGCCATCGGTATGGCCTCGGTGATCGGCCCGGCGTACATCGCCGAGGTCTCCCCGCCCGCCTACCGCGGCCGGCTCGGCTCCTTCCAGCAGGCCGCCATCGTCATCGGCATCGCCATCTCGCAGCTCGTCAACTGGGGCCTGCTGAACGCGGCCGGCGGTGACCAGCGCGGAAAGCTGATGGGCCTGGAGGTCTGGCAGGTCATGCTCGGCGTGATGGTCGTCCCGGCCGTCCTCTACGGGCTGCTCTCCTTCGCGATCCCCGAGTCGCCGCGCTTCCTGATCTCCGCGGGCAGGACCGCCCACGCCAAGAAGGTGCTCGAAGAAGTCGAGGGCAAGCACATCGACCTCGACGCACGGGTGGCCGAGATCGAACACGCCATGCGCAGTGAGCACAAGTCGACCTTCCGGGACCTGCTCGGCAGCCGGATGGGCTTCCTGCCGATCGTCTGGGTCGGCATCGGCCTCTCGGTCTTCCAGCAGCTCGTCGGCATCAACGTGGCGTTCTACTACTCGTCCACGCTGTGGCAGTCGGTGGGCATCGACCCGAGCAGCTCCTTCCTGTACTCGTTCACCACCTCGATCGTGAACATCATCGGCACCGTGATCGCGATGCTCCTGGTCGACCGGATCGGCCGCAGGCCGCTCGCGCTGATCGGTTCCGCGGGTATGGCCGTCTCCCTGGCGCTGGAGGCCTGGGCCTTTTCCGCCAAGACCGCCGAGGGGACGCTCCCGAACACCGAGGGCACCGTGGCGCTCATCGCCGCCCACGTCTTCGTGCTCTTCTTCGCCCTCTCGTGGGGTGTCGTGGTCTGGGTCTTCCTCGGCGAGATGTTCCCGAACCGGATCCGCGCGGCGGCGCTCGGCGTCGCGGCCTCCGCGCAGTGGATCGCCAACTGGGCGATCACCGCGAGTTTCCCGAGCCTGGCGGACTGGAACCTGTCCGGGACGTACGTCATCTACGCCTGCTTCGCGCTGCTCTCGATCCCCTTCGTGCTCATCTTCGTGAAGGAGACCAAGGGCAAGACGCTGGAGGAGATGGGCTAGCTCGCGTCCTCACTTCAAACGCGGCAGCACCTGCTCCGCTAGCAGATGCAGACTGCGCCAGCCCTCGTCGACCGGCATGCCCCCGCACAGGGGGTGCAGGACCAGGCTCGCCTGGTCCCCGCCGGCCTCGGCGAGGGCGACGCATTCGTCGGGCGTGACGATCCGGTAGACCCCCTCGCGGCGCAGCTCCTCGACACCGGTGGCGGCCGAGCGCACGGCGGAGCGGATGTCCGCCGACTGCCAGGAGGCGTACATCCGCGCCTCGTGCAGCAGGTGCTCGCCGTACTGCGCCCAGGCGCGGTCGGGGTCCTCGGCGATGTGCAGCAGCGGGACCTTCGCCGGCGGCATCATGCACCAGCCCTCGGTGCCGTACTCGGCGAGCCGCTCCTGGTAGTACGCCTCCAGCTCCGGCAGGTACGCGCTGGGGAAGAGCGGCAGACCGAGCCGGGCGGCGCGACGGGCGGCCGCCTTCGAGCTGCCGCCGACCAGCAGCAGCGGATGCGGCTGGGTGAACGGTCGCGGGGTGACCTGTACGGTCCTGCCGCGGTAGGCGAAGGGCTCGCCGGTCCACGCGGTGAGAAGAGTCTCCAGCACCTCGTCCTGGAGCTTGCCGCGGTGCGTCCAGTCCCGGCCGTGCGCGTCGTACTCCGCCTGCCGGTAGCCGATCCCCGCCACGGTGACGAGCCGGCCGCCGCTGAGCAGGTCCAGTACGGCGATGTCCTCGGCCAGCCGCAGCGGATCGTAGAGCGGCCCGATCAGGGCGGAGACGGTGACCGCGATCCGCCGGGTGGCACCGAAGACCGCGCCCGCGAAGGTGAGCGGCGAGGGCAGCCACCCGTTGGCCGCGCCGTGGTGCTCCTCGGTCTGGACGGTTCCTACGCCGCGGTCGTCCGCGTAGGCGGCCATCTCCAGGGCCGCCTTGTAGCGGGCACTCAGTGACGCCGGCTCGGCGGCGGGATCGACGAGGTTGAAACGGATGACCGTGACGGG from the Streptomyces sp. RKAG293 genome contains:
- a CDS encoding AAA family ATPase, with product MHLKSLTLRGFKSFASATTLRFEPGITCVVGPNGSGKSNVVDALSWVMGEQGAKSLRGGKMEDVIFAGTTGRPPLGRAEVSLTIDNSDGVLPIEYAEVTITRIMFRNGGSEYQINGDTCRLLDIQELLSDSGIGREMHVIVGQGQLDSVLHADPMGRRAFIEEAAGVLKHRKRKEKALRKLDAMQANLARVQDLTNELRRQLKPLGRQAQVARRAAVIQADLRDARLRLLADDLVTLREALSAEVADEASLKERRDAVERDLAAALRRETALEEQVRALAPRLADAQATWYGLSQLAERVRGTIGLAEQRVRHATGQPAEERRGREPEDMEREAARIREQEAELTEALDAARRALDDTVGHRAALEQELAAEEQRLRTVARAIADRREGLARLQGQVNAARGRAGSAEAEIGRLATARDEARDRAESAQEEYEELKERVDGLEADDSELEERLAAATAEQAAAEEAFSAVRDAATAAERERAALTARRDALALGLRRKDGTGALLAAGDRLTGLLGPAAELLTVAPGFEIPVAAALGAAADAIAVSGPAAAADALRLLRKDDAGRAALLLADGTSSGVWSGGPGGTPAHQPATGPQSATLPQAAVAAASVPHARAETAPLPAGARQAAGLVGGPEDLLPAVRRLLRDTVVVESLDDAEALVAAHPELTAVTAEGDVLAAHFAHGGSAGVPSLLEVRAAVDEAARELERLAALCESLAEEQRDTKERRSACARTVDSLAQARRAAEKEKSSVAQQLGRLAGQARAAGGEAERSAAAVGRAEESLAAAMEEFEELSVRLGEAVEAPGEEEPDTSVRDRLSADGANARQTEMEARLQLRTHEERVKGLAGRADGLDRAARIERETRARAEQRRARLEYEARVAAAVLAGARALLEYVTVSLGRADEERGAAERARSEREAQLGEERRQGRELKAELDKLTDFVHKGEVLGAEKRLRIEQLETRSLEEHGIEPSGLVDEYGPHHPVPPSLPAEGEELPEDPEHPRNRPKPFVRAEQEKRLKSAEKAYQQLGKVNPLALEEFSALEERHKFLTEQLEDLKKTRLDLLQVVKEVDERVEQVFSAAYHDTAREFEGVFSRLFPGGEGRLMLTDPDNMLTTGVEVEARPPGKKVKRLSLLSGGERSLTAVALLVSIFKARPSPFYVMDEVEAALDDTNLQRLIGLMEELQESSQLVVITHQKRTMEVADALYGVSMQGDGVSKVISQRLREGKRKTA
- a CDS encoding sugar porter family MFS transporter, with the protein product MTSTEPVAGREGRLAHPDHLGHVIFITAAAAMGGFLFGYDSAVINGAVEGIRGKYDIGSGTLAQVIAIALIGCAIGAATAGRIADRIGRIRVMQIAATLFTVSAVGSALPFALWDLAMWRVLGGIAIGMASVIGPAYIAEVSPPAYRGRLGSFQQAAIVIGIAISQLVNWGLLNAAGGDQRGKLMGLEVWQVMLGVMVVPAVLYGLLSFAIPESPRFLISAGRTAHAKKVLEEVEGKHIDLDARVAEIEHAMRSEHKSTFRDLLGSRMGFLPIVWVGIGLSVFQQLVGINVAFYYSSTLWQSVGIDPSSSFLYSFTTSIVNIIGTVIAMLLVDRIGRRPLALIGSAGMAVSLALEAWAFSAKTAEGTLPNTEGTVALIAAHVFVLFFALSWGVVVWVFLGEMFPNRIRAAALGVAASAQWIANWAITASFPSLADWNLSGTYVIYACFALLSIPFVLIFVKETKGKTLEEMG
- a CDS encoding LLM class flavin-dependent oxidoreductase produces the protein MPVTVIRFNLVDPAAEPASLSARYKAALEMAAYADDRGVGTVQTEEHHGAANGWLPSPLTFAGAVFGATRRIAVTVSALIGPLYDPLRLAEDIAVLDLLSGGRLVTVAGIGYRQAEYDAHGRDWTHRGKLQDEVLETLLTAWTGEPFAYRGRTVQVTPRPFTQPHPLLLVGGSSKAAARRAARLGLPLFPSAYLPELEAYYQERLAEYGTEGWCMMPPAKVPLLHIAEDPDRAWAQYGEHLLHEARMYASWQSADIRSAVRSAATGVEELRREGVYRIVTPDECVALAEAGGDQASLVLHPLCGGMPVDEGWRSLHLLAEQVLPRLK